The genomic window ACCGGCATGTCGGCCGGTTCGGCCCAGCTGCCTTCGATGTGGGCCAGTGCGCCGGACTCGAACCTCAGAATCGCCATGCCGTGATCGAAAGAAGGCTTTTTCACTGTCGAGCTCAGTTCTACGGACCTCGCTTCGACGGTTCTCACCGGGCCAAGCAGTTTTCTAAGAAAATCAAAATCGTGTATGGAGAGATCGATGAAGACCCCGCCGCTTTTGGTGATATCTGCAAACCAGTTATCTATACCGTGCGAGGGAAAGGATCCTCCTCTGTAAAGTCTAGCCATTACGATTTCGCCAACGTCACCTGAGGAAGCGAGTTCTCTAACCTTAACATACTGCGGAAAGAAGCGTACGACGTGGCCCACCATAAATACTCTGCCGCTTTTTTTTGGCCGCCTTGTCCATTGCCACGGCGTCTTCAATCTTCAGTGCTACCGGCTTTTCACAGAAGACATGCTTGCCCGCCTCGAGAGCTCTGACTACAAGATCTCTGTGGGTGAAAGTCGGCGTGCAGATATCAACTATTTCTATTTCGTCATCTGCAAGGGTTTCATCAAAACTTGCAGCGATTGCTCGATATTTGTCGGAGATAACCTTCGCTCTGCTTCCAACTGGATCGACTATCGATAAGGGACTCGTTTCATCTATCGTTCTATATGACCGAGCATGAACGTTTCCCATCATTCCGGCTCCAACTATTGCTGTCGGGCGCACATCACACCTCCAGTACTATTGGGAAGAAAAACGCTACAGTTTGCTCACCTTCATATCTATTATCGTCATCTTCGAATTCTCCGCTCCCAGAAAATCGTCGTTTGAGACCCCGCGAAAGTCCTTGCCAAACATATCATACATATGAGAACTCAAACTCAGCTCGGGGAGCCTTCCGACAAACCTCTCTCCATCAAACAGGAAGGCAAGTTGAACCGGGGTTGCAAAGCGCCCGTCCTGTGTGAAGTCTCCTCCACTGGCAATAAGAATGAAGATAGCCTTCTCACCTTTGAGAAGCTGTTTTGCAGTTTCCTGTGATTCAGCGAATTTAAGCTTCGGTATCCCCAGCTCCGGCAAACCATCGTACTCTCCACCTGCAGAACCAGTATGAGGTAGATTAAAAGTTGTAGCCGTTTTCTTATCCGTATATGGCGACTTTAGCACTCCGCTCTCAATAAGAGCAAATCTATCCAACTGATTTACAGTCCCTTCTAGATCAAAAAACGGTTCGAAGAAACCATCATCGACGTTACGCGTCTGCAAGAGAGTGACTCTATCGGAAAAGATCTTCTCACCGACTTTCCCTGACAAAAGGGATCCGCCAGAACCAAACAGCATCCCATTCAAAGACTCATAGAGTTTCTTGTAATACGTCATGTCGCCCGACATGAAAGCTACCGGATATACTCCTTCTTCTATGTCGTGGAGCTGGTTCTTGTATGCATCACAAATCATATTAGTCAGTCCTACAAACGAATCCTTTCGGAACTCTCTTCCTTCGTATCCTGTCATTGCATCGATAATGTTAGATGACTGTTTGTCCTTTATGACTAGTTCCATGCTGAGAGATTCTCGAGACGATCTCAGATCAAGACCGAGATCATTCTCCAGAAAAGACTCTACCTTAGCCGACTTGAATAAATGACTGAAACTGAATTGTGGCTGATCTCTTCTCAGTCTCTCAAGGATATCTTCTGCAGCTTCCAGAAGCTCCGCCTCGTTCTGAAGATCTGATTCGTGCTGTTCTTCTCTCTTTAGTTCTTTGCAAGGTTCGCAAGCATAAGGAATTCCAAGCTCGAGAGATTCTCTTGCTTTTTTTATGAGCTCTCGCTCATCGCAATTTCCAAAAGCACCGGCAACACCCATTGACTTACCATCGTAAAGACGAATTGAAGTTCGAAGAATGTCTTTCTTTCTTACTGAAGTAACCCGAGTTTGAACTATCTTCACAGCACTCTCTGTATAATGAACGACAAGTCTCTCTTTAGTCATAGTCAGCACCTCCTAGTGAGCATTCAACGAACGTACACGCACGTACGGTCCGCCGAATCCAACGGGAAGAGGGTACTGTTCCATCTTTCCACATCCTCCAAGCGCAAATGACAGAAGCTTGAATTCCTCGGTTAGTCCCTCTATTTCGTTAAGAGTCTGGAAAACACTTCCCGTCACAACAGAAATCTTCACAGGCTCAGCGATCTTTCCATCTCTGATCATATAAGCTCTGCAGGGAGCGAGAGTGAATGTAGACATTCCTGAACCATGGTTTAGTGAATCGACATAGAGTCCTTCTTTGATACCTGAAAGTAATTCATCAAAGGAGAGCCTTCCCGGCAGGATGTAGGTAGTCGTCATTCTAACCACAGGTTCGAACTCAAAGCTCACGGCCCTGGCGTTTCCCGTCAACTCCTCGTCTAGAGCGGCAGCAGTCTCGGCACTATGAAGCCTCCCTGAAAGACAACCGTTTTTTATCAAGTAAGTTTCTTCAGCTTTTGTTCCCTCGTCATCGAAAACAACGTTACCTACTCCAGGTTTATTTCCATCATCTACTATTGAAAGGATTTCGCTGCCAACCTTTCTGCCTATTTTCCACTCTTTCATCATCGTCTCGTCTCCGAGCATGAAGTCTGATTCACTCTTATGACCAAAACTCTCATGCGCAAACACACCTGCCGCCTCTGGAGAAAGAACCACCGGATATCTTCCAGGGATCACAGACTTTGCGTTTCTTATGAAGTATTCAGAAGCTTCAACTGACTTCCTGACGTCCTCGGCAAGTTCTTTGATCGATTCTAACTCGTTACCGGCAAGGTCGAATCTGTCCATAAGCTGCTCTTCTCCATCGGCCATTTGATAGAGCATTCTGAAGCCCACCCTTTGATAATCGAATTTCAAATCTGCTCCCTTGCTTGAGAAGAAGCTCTTGACAACTCTCTGGTCTATGTATTGGCCCCTCCAAAATCTCACGAGACCACTTTCTTCGACTATGGGAAAATAGGTAGAAAGAATATCGTGCTTCTCCTTAAGAGGTATAGTTGAGATATCCGATGATTTCTCGAATCTCAAAAACGAACCCTTGTTTACCTGAAACTTCTGAACTATCTGGTTCGCTTCGATAGAGGGATTCTTTTTAGCAAGATCTGCTAGCCTGTAGATCTCACCTTGAACAGAGTTCAGGTCCGTAGTAGAACTGAAATACCACCTCTCTCCATCGAAAATCCTGATGAAAGCCGCAACGTATTTCTGTTCCTTCATGTTATCCGTTCTTCCTAGAGTAACAACTATATTGCTATTCGAGACTTCCTCTACCCTAACATCAGAGTAAACATATTCGGGAAAATCAAACATATCTCACCTCCAGCGACTATTTCAGTAAGAGTATATAACGATGTCAATAGAAACAAGTCAATTGCTCTCGGCTTAGCGCCAAATAAGCGTCTCTCACAGATTCTCACCGGCTTGACCGGAAAACAAAGCTAGAAAGCTGTCGTCAAGCATTTCATGAGGCGGTTTACTATTACAGTGATAGTTCGCTGATCCCGGTTTCCTTCCCTCTGTAGAAGGCAGCTAATCTTTGCTCAGTCAGAGCTATCAGATACGGTAAGAATTATCAATATGGACCACAACTTTTGCGCAGTCGTGACCGAGAATCGATGATATCCTGTCGCTTCTAACTCCCCTTATCTTATCGACTTCAAGCGAGGTGAAGTTAGAGATTCCCCTCGCAATTTCCGACCCATCAACCGAGAGTATACTAACCACCTCGCCTTCAGAAAAGTCTCCAGATACTTCTTCCACGCCTATGGCCAAGAGACTCTTTCCTCTTGCAATTGCGCCTTCTGCGCCTCGGTTGATCTTAATACTCCCTTTCGGAGTAGAGAGAAATCCAATCCACGTTTTCCGGGCACCTGGCGATTCTATCGAGGGAAATACGGTTCCAATGTCATCACCCTTTGCAAATCTCTCTATGTTATTCAAGTCTCTCCCATTACAGATGCAGCTTCTAATACCGCTTGCAGATGCGGCCCGTCCAGCTCTTATTTTGGTCTTAATGCCTCCTGTACCCCACGAGGAGTTCTCTATGTTCTTTAGTCTCCTAGATGTATCAAACACCGAAATCACTTCACCGTTTTCGTCTACGATTCCCTCTACAGTGGACATCAGTATCAGAAGATCGGCCTGCCATCCTATTGCAAACATCGAGGCGAGAATGTCATTGTCTCCAAACATTATCTCTTCGGTAGATGTTGTGTCGTTCTCATTCACTACAGGGATCAGACCCAATTCTATCAGCCCTATAAGAGTATTCCGCAGGTTAAGAAATCGCTTCCTGTCTCCAAAATCGTCTCTGTTGACCAGGATCTGAGCTATTCTCTCGCCAAAAAGATCAAACACGTTTTCGTATAGTTTCATTAGCTGAACCTGACCCGCAGCACAAAGAGCCTGCTTCATGTACAAATCGCTAGATGTTCTTCTCCCTTCAAGATAACCGAAGCCCGCTGCTTTAGCCCCTGAAGAGACAAGAACAACCTGATTACCTGACGACTTCAGAATAGCTATTTCCCTTGCTAGCTCTGTTATGTACTTCTTGTCGATCTCGCCATCTCTTTTTACCAGGAGGTTTGATCCGACTTTCAACACGATTCTTGACATTACTTTCTCACCTGGTAATCCCCTAGTATCGTATACTTGTAGCTTGTAAGTTCCTTCAGGCCAAACGGACCGCGTGCATGTAGCTTCTGGGTGCTGATACCTATTTCACTCCCGAACCCAAACTCTCCACCGTCCGTAAATCTTGTTGAAGCGTTTACGTAGACAACAGCAGAATCTACGCATCTAAGGAATTGCCTGGAGTTGCAGTAGTCATTTGTTAGTATCGATTCCGAATGTCCCGATGAGTACTTCTCAATGTGCTGTATAGCTTCTTCTACGTTCTCTACGACCTTTATTGCAAGTATTAGATCGAGAAACTCATCGAAGTAGTCCTCTTCGGTCGCAGGATTCATTTTCCAGTGTTTTATCGATTCTGCGCAACCTCTGAGCTCTACTCCCTTTGCGGTAAGAACACTGGCGACCCGAGGAATAAACTCGGCCGCAATCATTCTGTGGACAAGTAATGTCTCGACTGCATTGCAGGTGCCTGGCCTCTGAGTCTTCGCATTATCGACAATCGAAACCGATTTTTCCAAATCAGCACTATAATCGACGAAGATGTGACAATTACCAGTACCGGTTTCTATAACCGGGATTCTGGAATTGTCAACAACGAACTTGATGAGAGCAGCGCCACCTCTTGGGATTATAAGAGAAAGGTACTGGTTCATCTCCAACATCTCTTTCACTACTTCGCGTGAAGTATCTTCAACCAACTCAATGGAACCATCCGGAAGCCCGGCCAGAGAAAGTGCTTTCTTCATTATCAGTACTATGGCCTTGTTCGAGTTAATAGCGTCGCTTCCTCCCTTCAAAAGGATAGAATTTCCCGATTTTATGGCAAGGATCGATGCATCAACAGTTACATTGGGCCTTGACTCGAATATCATTCCGATGGCTCCTATCGGCACTCTTTCCTTCGAAATTCGAAGGCCGTCTTTCTGTAGCCGCGTACTCTCTATTTCGCCTACCGGGTCAGGCAGCACTATAACTTCGCGACAAGCCTGAACCATGGCTTGTATTCTACTTTCAGAAAGCGCTAGCCTGTCTATCAGCGATTCCTTCGTTCCTTTCTCTCTGGCGTTGGAGACATCGACAGCATTTGCTCTGAGAATCACATCCTTATGCAATTCAATCTCTTTAGCAATCATGGAAATTGCAGCGTTCTTCTCTTGTGTGGTGATCAGCCTGAGTTTTCTGGAGGCATTCCTAACTCTCTCTCCCTTACTTAGCAGATCCATCTTCGGTCACCTCCAGTTCGGAATTTATCTCTCTTGCTCTTAGGTAAGTGTCAAACAACGCTTTCATTATGGTTCCCCTAAGTCCTTCCCTTTCCAAGGAGTAAATTCCCTCGATGGTTGTTCCTCCTGGGGAAGTTACTAGATGTCTGAATTCGCCCGGGTGATTGCCTTTAACTTTGAGGAGTTCAACAGACCCTCCGAGAGTTCCTAAAATTAGCTCTCTAGCGACATCATAGGAAAGGCCCATCTTCAAACCAACATCGATCAGCGATTCCACTA from Mesotoga sp. Brook.08.105.5.1 includes these protein-coding regions:
- a CDS encoding Gfo/Idh/MocA family oxidoreductase gives rise to the protein MGHVVRFFPQYVKVRELASSGDVGEIVMARLYRGGSFPSHGIDNWFADITKSGGVFIDLSIHDFDFLRKLLGPVRTVEARSVELSSTVKKPSFDHGMAILRFESGALAHIEGSWAEPADMPVGFGTSYEFIGTKGMITNSYERETTLRLQTSIDGKPLYSQENPILNDPYTEELKSFILSIEEGKEVPVSCEEATESLRVALAANLSARLLRPVELSEVS
- a CDS encoding Gfo/Idh/MocA family oxidoreductase, translating into MRPTAIVGAGMMGNVHARSYRTIDETSPLSIVDPVGSRAKVISDKYRAIAASFDETLADDEIEIVDICTPTFTHRDLVVRALEAGKHVFCEKPVALKIEDAVAMDKAAKKKRQSIYGGPRRTLLSAVC
- a CDS encoding metallopeptidase TldD-related protein, which encodes MTKERLVVHYTESAVKIVQTRVTSVRKKDILRTSIRLYDGKSMGVAGAFGNCDERELIKKARESLELGIPYACEPCKELKREEQHESDLQNEAELLEAAEDILERLRRDQPQFSFSHLFKSAKVESFLENDLGLDLRSSRESLSMELVIKDKQSSNIIDAMTGYEGREFRKDSFVGLTNMICDAYKNQLHDIEEGVYPVAFMSGDMTYYKKLYESLNGMLFGSGGSLLSGKVGEKIFSDRVTLLQTRNVDDGFFEPFFDLEGTVNQLDRFALIESGVLKSPYTDKKTATTFNLPHTGSAGGEYDGLPELGIPKLKFAESQETAKQLLKGEKAIFILIASGGDFTQDGRFATPVQLAFLFDGERFVGRLPELSLSSHMYDMFGKDFRGVSNDDFLGAENSKMTIIDMKVSKL
- a CDS encoding TldD/PmbA family protein, whose product is MFDFPEYVYSDVRVEEVSNSNIVVTLGRTDNMKEQKYVAAFIRIFDGERWYFSSTTDLNSVQGEIYRLADLAKKNPSIEANQIVQKFQVNKGSFLRFEKSSDISTIPLKEKHDILSTYFPIVEESGLVRFWRGQYIDQRVVKSFFSSKGADLKFDYQRVGFRMLYQMADGEEQLMDRFDLAGNELESIKELAEDVRKSVEASEYFIRNAKSVIPGRYPVVLSPEAAGVFAHESFGHKSESDFMLGDETMMKEWKIGRKVGSEILSIVDDGNKPGVGNVVFDDEGTKAEETYLIKNGCLSGRLHSAETAAALDEELTGNARAVSFEFEPVVRMTTTYILPGRLSFDELLSGIKEGLYVDSLNHGSGMSTFTLAPCRAYMIRDGKIAEPVKISVVTGSVFQTLNEIEGLTEEFKLLSFALGGCGKMEQYPLPVGFGGPYVRVRSLNAH
- the proB gene encoding glutamate 5-kinase gives rise to the protein MSRIVLKVGSNLLVKRDGEIDKKYITELAREIAILKSSGNQVVLVSSGAKAAGFGYLEGRRTSSDLYMKQALCAAGQVQLMKLYENVFDLFGERIAQILVNRDDFGDRKRFLNLRNTLIGLIELGLIPVVNENDTTSTEEIMFGDNDILASMFAIGWQADLLILMSTVEGIVDENGEVISVFDTSRRLKNIENSSWGTGGIKTKIRAGRAASASGIRSCICNGRDLNNIERFAKGDDIGTVFPSIESPGARKTWIGFLSTPKGSIKINRGAEGAIARGKSLLAIGVEEVSGDFSEGEVVSILSVDGSEIARGISNFTSLEVDKIRGVRSDRISSILGHDCAKVVVHIDNSYRI
- a CDS encoding glutamate-5-semialdehyde dehydrogenase, whose protein sequence is MDLLSKGERVRNASRKLRLITTQEKNAAISMIAKEIELHKDVILRANAVDVSNAREKGTKESLIDRLALSESRIQAMVQACREVIVLPDPVGEIESTRLQKDGLRISKERVPIGAIGMIFESRPNVTVDASILAIKSGNSILLKGGSDAINSNKAIVLIMKKALSLAGLPDGSIELVEDTSREVVKEMLEMNQYLSLIIPRGGAALIKFVVDNSRIPVIETGTGNCHIFVDYSADLEKSVSIVDNAKTQRPGTCNAVETLLVHRMIAAEFIPRVASVLTAKGVELRGCAESIKHWKMNPATEEDYFDEFLDLILAIKVVENVEEAIQHIEKYSSGHSESILTNDYCNSRQFLRCVDSAVVYVNASTRFTDGGEFGFGSEIGISTQKLHARGPFGLKELTSYKYTILGDYQVRK